Proteins found in one Pyxidicoccus trucidator genomic segment:
- a CDS encoding poly-gamma-glutamate biosynthesis protein PgsC/CapC has protein sequence MALFSTLTLFPAYSLDTSILAAVLVGVLILALLTETFGWVFVGLVVPGYLASVFVIHPEAGVTVVAEAMLTYALALALSAGMSRTGAWSEFFGRDRFFAIVLSSVLVRALSEAVLLPHFGRWLDAQWGTSFALDRSLHSIGLVLVPLTANAFWKLKLRRGLWQVGVPVVLTYALLRFVLLPATNLSFSSLELMYEDVAQDFLASPKAYIILLTTALLAARFNLNYGWDFNGILVPALLALTWLEPAKLVATLLEVLLLVGGTRALLAMPGLRTLNLEGPRKTVLVFFLGFVVKWGIGWALGGRVPGLKVTDLFGFGYLVPTLLAVKILQKQAVARVMLATVHTSLAGFVVGSLVGFGLSLVEPRPATALTAETLTARAPGLGLDKSPLGVMALAHATARENDASGVPLRRRNGELRQYVALWRAAGAWLESGDLEAERTVRERAQALGLELRPLATPPGAPARFALVERERLEGKLGWDTAVLVPGAPGPVLEVPRPLTEAPSAEAAATLCERVRCRAIIASGVDTSAAGLVTGDALNEPDAPLRSAHVALSASERVQVRADTSLARGGALLHVPGGQTPESLKSLWPGTATTDAAPPEPGLSWGEARLSVLRAHPHDLATVALEGLPELPAPLTQVQVRSALLSPEESAPYAEGAAPQPTDAELLVLEQQVAAPLLGNGGATVPESLHARWASAMAGLMGMVVRPVEDCADTGPCWWVTDTEGNFGRAGASLLVRPGTGTLAFGVPVPDREQGTLAVALEAWHEARARALVVATPEGSTGALHAATQGHLRTTFQAFHQAVHRALPEGSGLVLQVRGFSGRPAVNADVLVDVGGPVLQPGQRPADLERLLAKSGPLGWLSSRVRYHDGSPELAGLSDASPQAAFSRTFGGAHTATLWLSEPLRGAFVGPRLVASELALAGLTRPVPAEDSPLQALLKPGLRVSSRPAPAALQERFAALTASAERYLLQQNVHELRMLARAGRAGPVTQSVRAGYSASHGLPWLVVEARQGRHVLRGVYFLQQHPSPLKRVELVAGVEGLEAAVDEALRHRRPVLLTGELTSVEGRR, from the coding sequence ATGGCGCTCTTCTCCACATTGACCCTGTTCCCGGCCTACAGCCTCGACACCTCCATTCTGGCGGCGGTGCTCGTTGGCGTGCTCATCCTCGCCCTGCTCACCGAGACGTTCGGGTGGGTGTTCGTGGGCCTGGTGGTGCCTGGCTATCTGGCCTCCGTCTTCGTCATCCACCCCGAGGCGGGCGTCACCGTCGTGGCGGAGGCGATGCTCACCTACGCGCTCGCGCTGGCGCTCTCCGCGGGCATGAGCCGTACAGGCGCCTGGAGCGAGTTCTTCGGAAGAGACCGCTTCTTCGCCATCGTCCTCTCCAGCGTGCTGGTGCGCGCGCTGAGCGAGGCGGTGCTGCTGCCCCACTTCGGCCGGTGGCTGGACGCCCAGTGGGGCACGTCGTTCGCGCTGGACCGCAGCCTGCACAGCATCGGCCTGGTGCTGGTGCCACTCACGGCCAACGCCTTCTGGAAGCTGAAGCTGCGGCGCGGACTGTGGCAGGTGGGCGTGCCGGTGGTCCTCACCTACGCGCTGCTGCGCTTCGTGCTGCTGCCCGCCACCAACCTGTCCTTCTCCAGCCTGGAGCTGATGTACGAGGACGTGGCGCAGGACTTCCTGGCCAGTCCGAAGGCGTACATCATCCTGCTCACCACGGCGCTGCTGGCCGCGCGCTTCAACCTGAACTACGGCTGGGACTTCAACGGCATCCTCGTGCCGGCGCTGCTGGCGCTGACGTGGCTGGAGCCGGCCAAGCTGGTGGCCACGCTGCTGGAGGTGCTGCTGCTGGTGGGTGGCACCCGCGCCCTGCTGGCGATGCCGGGCCTGCGCACCCTCAACCTGGAAGGCCCCCGGAAGACGGTGCTCGTCTTCTTCCTCGGCTTCGTCGTGAAGTGGGGCATCGGCTGGGCGCTGGGCGGCCGCGTGCCGGGGCTGAAGGTGACGGACCTGTTCGGCTTCGGCTACCTGGTGCCCACGCTGCTGGCGGTCAAGATTCTCCAGAAGCAGGCCGTGGCCCGGGTGATGCTGGCCACGGTGCACACGTCGCTGGCGGGCTTCGTCGTGGGCAGCCTGGTGGGCTTCGGCCTGTCGCTGGTGGAGCCCCGCCCGGCCACCGCGCTGACCGCGGAGACCCTGACGGCGCGGGCCCCGGGACTGGGCCTGGACAAGAGCCCCCTGGGCGTCATGGCGCTGGCGCATGCCACCGCGCGCGAGAATGACGCCAGCGGTGTGCCGCTGCGCCGGCGCAACGGAGAGCTGCGCCAGTACGTCGCGCTGTGGCGCGCCGCGGGCGCATGGCTGGAGTCCGGGGACCTGGAGGCGGAGCGCACGGTGCGTGAGCGCGCCCAGGCCCTGGGCCTGGAGCTGCGCCCGCTGGCCACCCCGCCGGGAGCCCCCGCACGCTTCGCACTGGTGGAGCGCGAGCGCCTCGAAGGGAAGCTGGGCTGGGACACCGCCGTGCTGGTGCCGGGCGCTCCCGGGCCCGTGCTGGAGGTGCCCCGTCCGCTGACCGAGGCTCCCAGTGCCGAGGCCGCCGCCACCCTGTGCGAGCGCGTGCGGTGCCGCGCCATCATCGCCAGCGGCGTGGACACGTCCGCCGCCGGACTGGTGACGGGTGACGCCCTGAATGAGCCGGACGCACCCCTGCGCAGCGCGCACGTGGCGCTGTCCGCGAGCGAGCGCGTCCAGGTGCGCGCCGACACGTCGCTGGCTCGCGGCGGGGCACTGCTCCACGTACCCGGCGGGCAGACTCCCGAGTCCTTGAAGTCGCTGTGGCCCGGAACAGCCACCACCGACGCGGCCCCGCCCGAGCCCGGCCTGTCCTGGGGCGAGGCGCGACTGAGCGTGCTGCGCGCGCACCCGCATGACCTGGCCACGGTGGCGCTGGAGGGCCTGCCGGAGCTGCCCGCGCCCCTCACCCAGGTGCAGGTCCGCTCCGCGCTGCTGTCACCCGAGGAGTCCGCGCCGTACGCGGAGGGCGCCGCGCCCCAGCCCACCGACGCCGAGCTGCTGGTGCTGGAGCAGCAGGTGGCCGCGCCGCTGCTGGGCAATGGCGGGGCGACGGTGCCGGAGTCGCTGCACGCGCGCTGGGCCTCGGCCATGGCGGGCCTCATGGGCATGGTGGTGAGGCCCGTGGAGGACTGCGCGGACACGGGCCCCTGCTGGTGGGTGACGGACACGGAGGGCAACTTTGGCCGCGCGGGCGCTTCGCTGCTGGTGCGCCCCGGCACGGGGACGCTCGCCTTCGGAGTGCCCGTGCCGGACCGCGAGCAGGGCACGCTGGCCGTGGCGCTGGAGGCGTGGCACGAGGCGCGCGCCCGTGCGCTGGTGGTGGCCACGCCGGAGGGCTCGACGGGGGCGCTCCATGCGGCCACCCAGGGCCACCTGCGCACCACCTTCCAGGCCTTCCACCAGGCCGTGCACCGGGCGCTGCCTGAGGGAAGCGGCCTGGTCCTCCAGGTGCGCGGCTTCTCAGGCCGCCCGGCCGTGAATGCCGACGTGCTGGTGGACGTGGGGGGCCCGGTGCTCCAGCCGGGGCAGCGTCCCGCGGACCTGGAGCGGCTGCTGGCGAAGAGTGGACCGCTGGGGTGGCTGTCCTCGCGCGTGCGCTACCACGATGGTTCGCCGGAGCTGGCCGGCCTGTCGGACGCGAGCCCGCAAGCGGCCTTCTCCCGCACCTTCGGCGGCGCGCACACCGCCACGCTGTGGCTTTCCGAGCCGCTGCGCGGCGCCTTCGTGGGCCCACGCCTCGTTGCCTCGGAGCTGGCCCTGGCGGGGCTGACGCGGCCGGTGCCAGCCGAGGACTCGCCGCTCCAGGCGCTGCTCAAGCCGGGCCTGCGCGTGTCGTCTCGGCCCGCTCCCGCCGCGCTTCAGGAGCGCTTCGCCGCGCTCACCGCGAGCGCCGAGCGCTACCTCTTGCAGCAGAACGTGCATGAGCTTCGGATGCTCGCCCGGGCGGGCCGCGCCGGGCCGGTGACGCAGTCGGTGCGCGCGGGCTACAGCGCGTCGCACGGACTGCCCTGGCTGGTGGTGGAGGCGCGCCAGGGCCGGCACGTGCTGCGCGGCGTGTACTTCCTCCAGCAGCACCCGTCGCCGCTGAAGCGGGTGGAGCTGGTGGCCGGA
- a CDS encoding DcaP family trimeric outer membrane transporter, translating to MRRASQLAVLWMLALAASPALAFPAPDVPDAGLPETLAGDEQAPPPVAPDGGTSIAEEATKSEEPEPPKTEQAPEEVPGAIIDPDLTGIVVRTGQATEEDLKRGYVTFRGRIKVDVNYDFRPILNEEDFVPSSIPIDTQLRGPNLNFNAKQSRLFFEGGKLSRLGPLIGHVSGDFYGEGSSGGDFRVYEVYAVVGPLLAGRKWSTFMGLESIPDTLDFQGPGSMLAARREMLRYGPTLGPLLVQVSLERPQPDLTLANTDTEQVRMPLPDVAGALEWDFGDGRNLRLAALARWLAYYELGGDEDMTLGRGVMLNGLWTWRPSGWRVSAQVHYGAGMASYVGDLAGQGLDAVLVAPGRLESVSSFGFYVGLEPQWTEWLASTFVYGFLDASPPDTLPGTTLHRTHYLSGNLKVRPVRSFEFGSELLFGRRQDQDGGAGNALRLILSTRFFY from the coding sequence ATGCGGAGAGCCAGCCAGCTGGCGGTGTTGTGGATGCTGGCCCTCGCCGCGAGCCCCGCCCTCGCCTTCCCCGCCCCGGACGTGCCCGACGCGGGACTCCCCGAGACACTCGCGGGCGATGAACAGGCGCCCCCACCCGTCGCGCCTGACGGGGGCACGTCCATCGCAGAGGAGGCCACCAAGTCCGAGGAGCCCGAGCCTCCCAAGACGGAGCAGGCGCCCGAGGAGGTCCCAGGCGCCATCATCGACCCGGACCTCACGGGCATCGTCGTCAGGACGGGCCAGGCCACCGAGGAGGACCTGAAGCGCGGCTACGTCACCTTCCGGGGCCGCATCAAGGTGGACGTCAACTACGACTTCCGGCCCATCCTCAACGAGGAGGACTTCGTCCCCTCCTCCATCCCCATCGACACCCAGCTGCGCGGGCCGAACCTCAACTTCAACGCGAAGCAGAGCCGCCTCTTCTTCGAGGGCGGCAAGCTGTCCAGGCTGGGGCCCCTCATCGGCCACGTGTCCGGTGACTTCTACGGCGAGGGCTCCAGCGGCGGCGACTTCCGCGTCTACGAGGTGTACGCCGTCGTCGGCCCGCTGCTCGCCGGGCGGAAGTGGTCCACCTTCATGGGGCTGGAGTCCATCCCCGACACGCTCGACTTCCAGGGGCCCGGCTCCATGCTGGCCGCGCGGCGGGAGATGCTGCGCTATGGCCCCACGCTGGGGCCGCTGCTGGTGCAGGTGTCGCTGGAGCGACCGCAGCCGGACCTCACGCTCGCCAACACCGACACGGAGCAGGTGCGCATGCCCCTGCCGGACGTCGCGGGCGCGCTGGAGTGGGACTTCGGCGACGGCCGCAACCTCCGGCTGGCGGCGCTGGCGCGGTGGCTCGCCTACTACGAGCTCGGCGGCGACGAGGACATGACGCTGGGCCGGGGCGTCATGTTGAACGGGCTCTGGACGTGGAGGCCCTCTGGCTGGCGCGTATCGGCCCAGGTCCACTACGGCGCCGGCATGGCCAGCTACGTCGGCGACCTGGCGGGACAGGGGCTCGACGCGGTGCTGGTGGCGCCGGGGCGGTTGGAGTCGGTGTCCTCATTCGGCTTCTATGTCGGCCTCGAGCCACAGTGGACGGAGTGGCTCGCCTCGACATTCGTCTACGGCTTCCTGGACGCGTCCCCGCCCGACACGCTTCCCGGCACCACGCTGCACCGCACGCACTACCTCTCCGGCAACCTCAAGGTGCGCCCCGTGCGCTCCTTCGAGTTCGGCTCGGAGCTGCTCTTCGGCAGGAGGCAGGACCAGGACGGCGGCGCGGGCAACGCGCTCCGCCTCATCCTGTCGACGCGCTTCTTCTATTGA
- a CDS encoding S53 family peptidase, giving the protein MRGSILAGVLVLAVLGGAGCRDSDRLVPVGLPRSTNPEDPVPQPAPTPQPEPPPPAPPPVEEPPPPTPVDPDAPPPLPETLDRTPTPTPDGVPGPMPGVYRDLGPAPNTDIIRGLVALPIRNRAELETAIKEMYDPSSARFRRYMTPQQWNARHAPWEQDVKLVSDHLESVGLKVERVATNRLLIHFTGTVSQFNAAFGVQLIILERKSPQGGNDPHNVYGLPPNVEIKAPQFVKERIASIVAVDLPTDPGPLPGEFGEVPTTPPQPLSDGLTPQQVASAYGLTPLYQRGFRGKGVKLGVTIGASFRWKDLRAFWKIFGVERSDPTVVQTMEPPGTRYREGQLDVEWASVMAPEADVIVYMGPDARNTSMVYTFNEAIARGEVSVITDSFAHREDSEPKAVHEQYSASATMAAALGITVVAAGGDSAGVDVPSSSPYVTSVGGTQLRMNGNTVTGEVTWLYSGSGISMTFPTPEWQKGLPQVPRRRAVADVALNADTGYWYTWLGNTVPNTGTSFGSPIFAGLVAVVNSARASENKPVVGWLNSTLYTTPAVQDTFRDITVGVSDRGYVAGPGWDIPTGWGAPNGLGLFNTLP; this is encoded by the coding sequence ATGAGAGGAAGCATCCTTGCGGGCGTGCTGGTGCTGGCGGTGCTGGGAGGCGCGGGCTGCCGCGACTCGGACAGACTGGTCCCCGTCGGCCTTCCCCGTAGCACCAACCCCGAGGACCCAGTCCCTCAGCCGGCGCCCACACCCCAACCGGAACCGCCACCTCCAGCACCACCTCCAGTCGAGGAGCCACCTCCTCCGACGCCGGTGGACCCGGACGCCCCGCCGCCGCTGCCCGAAACCCTGGACCGCACGCCCACGCCCACTCCCGACGGCGTGCCCGGCCCCATGCCTGGCGTCTACAGAGACCTTGGCCCCGCGCCCAACACCGACATCATCCGCGGCCTGGTGGCGCTGCCCATTCGCAACAGGGCGGAGCTGGAGACGGCCATCAAGGAAATGTACGACCCCAGCAGCGCGCGCTTCCGCCGGTACATGACGCCGCAGCAGTGGAACGCGCGGCACGCCCCGTGGGAGCAGGACGTGAAGCTGGTGTCGGACCACCTGGAGTCGGTGGGACTGAAGGTGGAGCGCGTCGCCACCAACCGGCTGCTCATCCACTTCACCGGTACGGTGTCCCAGTTCAACGCGGCGTTCGGCGTGCAGCTCATCATCCTGGAGCGCAAGTCCCCGCAGGGCGGCAATGACCCGCACAACGTCTACGGCCTGCCGCCCAACGTGGAAATCAAGGCGCCCCAGTTCGTGAAGGAGCGCATCGCCTCCATCGTCGCGGTGGACCTGCCCACCGACCCGGGCCCCCTGCCCGGCGAGTTCGGCGAGGTGCCCACCACGCCGCCGCAGCCGCTCAGCGACGGACTCACGCCCCAGCAGGTGGCGAGCGCCTACGGCCTGACGCCCCTCTACCAGCGCGGCTTCCGCGGCAAGGGAGTGAAGCTGGGCGTCACCATCGGCGCGAGCTTCCGGTGGAAGGACCTGCGCGCCTTCTGGAAGATCTTCGGCGTCGAGCGCTCGGACCCCACCGTGGTGCAGACCATGGAGCCCCCCGGCACGCGCTACCGCGAGGGACAGCTCGACGTGGAGTGGGCCAGCGTCATGGCCCCCGAGGCAGACGTCATCGTCTACATGGGCCCGGACGCGCGCAACACGTCCATGGTCTACACCTTCAACGAGGCCATCGCCCGGGGCGAGGTGTCCGTCATCACCGACTCGTTCGCCCACCGCGAGGACTCGGAGCCGAAGGCGGTGCACGAGCAGTACAGCGCCTCCGCGACGATGGCCGCCGCGCTCGGAATCACGGTGGTGGCGGCCGGCGGTGACTCGGCGGGCGTGGACGTGCCGTCCTCCAGCCCCTACGTCACCTCCGTGGGCGGCACGCAATTGAGGATGAATGGGAACACGGTGACGGGCGAGGTGACCTGGCTGTACTCGGGCTCGGGCATCAGCATGACCTTCCCGACGCCCGAGTGGCAGAAGGGCCTGCCGCAGGTGCCCCGCCGCCGCGCCGTGGCCGACGTGGCCCTCAACGCGGACACCGGCTACTGGTACACGTGGCTGGGCAACACCGTCCCCAACACGGGCACCTCGTTCGGCTCGCCCATCTTCGCGGGGCTGGTGGCCGTGGTGAACAGCGCGCGCGCCTCGGAGAACAAGCCGGTGGTCGGCTGGCTCAACTCCACGCTCTATACGACGCCCGCCGTCCAGGACACCTTCCGGGACATCACCGTGGGCGTCTCCGACCGGGGGTACGTCGCCGGCCCCGGCTGGGACATCCCCACCGGGTGGGGCGCGCCCAACGGCCTGGGCCTCTTCAACACCCTGCCGTGA
- a CDS encoding HEAT repeat domain-containing protein, with product MRLLPSALILLLLAPCAALAQGDSRIAFLGRQLQQGKDPRTRSQAALVLGATEDPEAVALLCGALKDTSELVRSAAAKGLAKLLEPSALACLQAHKAEADAAVKSAVDEAVEALKAYQSRRPGFYVSVDALKDRTGKLPAELVKATEARLRSRLVRRGAMLAPAKESKAAAKGTLKKLGVSGYRITPEIQATESGGLRVHIVCLTYPELSLMGQVDVNAAGAQPGDLLKALVPKAVEEAAETFEWSSET from the coding sequence ATGCGGCTGCTGCCCTCTGCCCTCATCCTCCTGCTTCTCGCGCCCTGCGCGGCCCTGGCCCAGGGTGACTCCCGTATTGCCTTCCTGGGGCGCCAGCTCCAGCAGGGCAAGGACCCGCGCACGCGCTCGCAGGCGGCGCTGGTGCTGGGCGCCACGGAGGACCCGGAGGCAGTGGCCCTGCTGTGCGGAGCGCTGAAGGACACGAGCGAGCTGGTGCGCTCGGCGGCGGCGAAGGGACTGGCGAAGCTGCTGGAGCCGTCCGCGCTCGCCTGCCTCCAGGCGCACAAGGCGGAGGCGGACGCGGCGGTGAAGTCCGCGGTGGACGAGGCGGTGGAGGCGCTGAAGGCGTACCAGTCGCGCCGTCCGGGCTTCTACGTGTCCGTGGACGCGCTGAAGGACCGCACGGGCAAGCTGCCGGCCGAGCTGGTGAAGGCGACGGAGGCGCGGCTGCGCTCCCGGCTGGTGCGCCGCGGGGCGATGCTGGCCCCGGCGAAGGAGTCGAAGGCGGCGGCGAAGGGCACGCTGAAGAAGCTGGGCGTGTCGGGCTACCGCATCACCCCGGAGATACAGGCGACGGAGAGCGGCGGGCTGCGGGTGCACATCGTCTGCCTGACGTATCCGGAGCTGTCGTTGATGGGGCAGGTGGACGTGAATGCCGCGGGCGCGCAGCCCGGAGACCTCCTCAAGGCGCTGGTGCCGAAGGCGGTGGAAGAGGCGGCGGAAACCTTCGAGTGGAGCAGCGAGACATGA
- a CDS encoding signal protein, whose translation MTTTTAPMAPVKRRWRNFLLDTGFQLKLTAYMVAVTLVLSALLGVFLVRAARSLMRETATAVEARSRAAEVSRELSGATLSNELLARMDDPSFEATFREKARSIDAAYEEERSAIVAQRAELERQQRLTWWVLGGLLTGFTVVVALGTIVVTHRLAGPLLRIRRMVKEVHGGKLRPPQYGLRDGDELRDLFEDTRMMVQRLRDQHEEDANALAKALRIAEGAGASPEALAELRTLEARYRTRLEQ comes from the coding sequence ATGACGACGACGACGGCGCCCATGGCGCCCGTGAAGCGGCGCTGGCGCAACTTCCTCCTCGACACGGGCTTCCAGCTCAAGCTGACCGCGTACATGGTCGCGGTGACGCTGGTGTTGTCGGCGCTGCTGGGCGTGTTCCTGGTGCGGGCGGCGCGCTCGCTGATGCGGGAGACGGCGACGGCGGTGGAGGCGCGCTCGCGCGCGGCGGAGGTGAGCCGCGAGCTGTCCGGCGCCACGCTGTCCAACGAGCTGCTGGCGCGGATGGACGACCCGTCGTTCGAGGCCACCTTCCGGGAGAAGGCGCGCTCCATCGACGCGGCCTACGAGGAGGAGCGCTCCGCCATCGTCGCCCAGCGCGCGGAGCTGGAGCGGCAGCAGCGGCTCACGTGGTGGGTGCTGGGCGGGCTGCTGACGGGCTTCACGGTGGTGGTGGCGCTGGGGACGATTGTCGTGACGCACCGGCTGGCGGGGCCGCTGCTGCGCATCCGGCGCATGGTGAAGGAGGTCCACGGCGGCAAGCTGCGTCCTCCGCAGTACGGCCTGCGCGACGGTGACGAGCTGCGGGACCTCTTCGAGGACACGCGGATGATGGTGCAGCGGCTGAGGGACCAGCACGAGGAGGACGCGAACGCGCTGGCGAAGGCGCTGCGAATCGCCGAGGGCGCCGGGGCTTCGCCGGAGGCCCTGGCGGAGCTGCGCACGCTGGAGGCCCGCTACCGCACCCGGCTGGAGCAGTAG
- a CDS encoding Uma2 family endonuclease, translated as MGPEERAEVVESLPDEVTDREMSPPEGDRHQEGKHRALDVLKGHFGNKRRKVYVGSELPVYYPGERRFAPDLLVVFDVESHSRGKWLVSHEGKGLDWVMEVHHGGDRRKDAEVNVERNARLGIPEYFIYDRNREQLEGFRLKTRSARTYTRIKPRKGRYLSKVLGLELEVRDDRLLLWAGRKLLLESSEIMEQLREKVEKVQRRVDAEARKRKAAERSLATETRRLEEAVRRREEAEQQLAALKAELRKLRPRKH; from the coding sequence ATGGGGCCCGAGGAGCGGGCGGAGGTGGTGGAGTCACTCCCCGATGAGGTGACGGACCGGGAGATGTCTCCGCCGGAGGGAGACAGACACCAGGAGGGCAAGCACCGCGCGCTGGACGTGCTCAAGGGGCACTTCGGCAACAAGCGGCGCAAGGTGTACGTGGGCTCGGAGCTGCCCGTCTATTACCCGGGCGAACGGCGCTTCGCGCCAGACCTCCTGGTCGTGTTCGACGTCGAGTCACACAGCCGCGGGAAGTGGCTGGTGAGTCACGAGGGCAAGGGGCTGGACTGGGTGATGGAGGTGCACCACGGAGGCGACCGGAGGAAGGACGCCGAGGTCAACGTGGAGCGCAATGCCCGGCTGGGCATCCCCGAATACTTCATCTACGACCGCAACCGGGAACAGCTGGAGGGCTTCCGGCTGAAGACGCGCTCCGCGCGCACGTACACGCGCATCAAGCCGCGGAAGGGGCGGTACCTGTCGAAGGTGCTGGGGCTGGAGCTGGAGGTGCGCGACGACCGGCTGCTGCTGTGGGCGGGCAGGAAGCTGTTGCTGGAGTCGTCGGAGATAATGGAGCAGCTCCGGGAGAAGGTGGAGAAGGTCCAGCGGCGTGTCGACGCGGAGGCCCGGAAGCGGAAGGCGGCCGAGCGGAGCCTGGCGACCGAGACGCGGCGGCTCGAGGAGGCAGTCCGGCGACGCGAGGAGGCCGAGCAGCAACTGGCCGCATTGAAGGCGGAGCTTCGCAAGCTCCGGCCCCGCAAGCACTGA